The genomic region gcgctctGAATCAGAGCGTCAACTCACCAAAGGGCCGACAGTGTGCCGGACTGTGGCTACTCTATATCGAGTTTGAGATGCTCATGGGCAGGCCCAAGGCTGCTAAGGAGCTGTGTTACCGTGCAATGGCCGCCGTTGGGGGATGCAAGGGTATGTCCGACGCTCGTGTTTCGAGATTTGGCTTGCTGACCACAGATCTCTATCTCCTCCCGTTCTCGACGCTCCGGACGCAGTTCTCATCACGGGAGCTCCGCGAGGTTGTGGAACTCATGCTCGAGCGTGGGATTCGTGTTCGCGTCGACACGCAGGACTTCTGGGACCACGACCACATcacggacgacgaggatgagagcgacgacgataTGGTTGGCCCGGTCCCAGACGACTACGAGTACGGGATGCTGCGCGAACGCGAGGTACTCAAACCTTACTAGGCTGGTGATGTGATTCTTGCATCGTCTTGGAGAAAGCATAATAAAGATTAAGTGGGGTATGAAATaagaggtggaggtggaggtccgCTAGATATTTCGAAGTTCAGCGGCAAGATCTCCCTCCACAGCATCAACATGTCGTACCAGGGCCAACAATcacgaggacgcggcgggcgcggaggCAGGGGAGGCCGCggtggaagaggagggggacgTGGGGGTGGTGGTAGCTTCGGCAGCCGCGGGCCCCAGCTCCCAACCACgatgctcgacgaggtcgagaaggtgTATGGTGAGCTCACTGGTGTTGATTATAGCTGACGACAGGTGCGAGCCATAGGCCAAATACTGTACGCGGGCGGAAGGAAGAACGTCAGGCGAAGCGGAAGGGTCCTGCACCTCGCGAACACGACGAGGCGCCGCGGAAGAAGGCCCGCCCTGCGGCTGAACCCAAAgccaaggagggcaaggcgaAGGCTGagcccaaggccaaggcggaAGCTAAGCatgagaaggagggcaaATCCAAGCctgagaagaagagcaagaaggagctcgtgctccccgaggacgacaaggacgtcgaggaccgcgAGATTGCTTGGCTCGAGTACATGATCAAGAACgaaggtggggaggaggccggcTTGGAAGATGGCCTCGACGGTAAGTAGGATGGCAGCTAGAGTGATCCTGAgcgagctgacgacagatATCCTCGACTTTGCGGAGAGGATGGAGCACGGCAAGCTTCGGAgggacgagctcggtgacagcgacgacgaggacggtATGGGCGAGTTTGAGATTTCCGAgtcggaggaggaggacgaggacgaggacgaggacagtgaggaggttgacgagagcgatggcgaggagagcggaGAGGAGCAGGAAGTCGACCTCAGCGAGGATGACAGCGAAAAtgagggcgccgaggaggagtggcaCGGCATTGCCGATTCCGACTCTGAGCCTGAACCTGAACCAAAGCCCGAGATCATACCTGAGGAGCCGAAGGCGGAGACGGCTGTACCAGCCCCAGGCCGCTACGTCCCGCCCCACCTCCGTGCTGCCATGCTCGCAGAGAAGGCTGCTGgtgacggcgcgcgcgccgcggaACGTGCCAAGCTGGAACGCAAGGCGCAGGGTCTACTCAACAAGTGAGTTGACTTGTCCGACGCCAAGTTGACGACAGATTGAGCGAGGTCAACATCGAGAGCATCCtcaccgaggtcgagaagctgTTTGGGGAGTACAGTCGTAACGGTGAGTCTTTCACGCCGTTATCACTCGCTCACGTCAGATGTCACCGCGACACTCACGAACCAGATCATCCTGATGATTGGGTCCAAGaccaacctcctcgacagctTTGTTGTGCTGTACGCTACCCtggtcggcgcgctgcaccgcgtcgtcggcctcgagttCGGCGCGCACTTTGTGCAGACACTAGTGAACAAGTACAACGACGAGTTTGCGCGTACGGCCCCAACGTCGACGTCTGCGGATGGCGACGATGCAGCCAAGGAAGCAttcaacctcctcaccctGATCGCCGAGTTGTTTAATGCCGGCGTGATTGGCAGTCAGTTGGTGTACGACCTGGTCCGCGGGTTCattggcgagggcgagggcgagctcaTGTCCGAACGTGGCGTCGAAGGCCTCCTCAAGATCCTCAAATGTGAGCTTGACGATTTTGGGATttagctgacaccaggttCCGGTTCCCAGCTGCGTGCGGATGACGCCGCGTCACTCAAGGGCATCGTCTCGCTCGTGCAGGAGCGTACGCGCGGGCGCGACAAGGAGATGACTGTGCGCGCAAAGTTCATGATCGAGACACTGGGCAACCTGCGCAGCGGCAAGTCCAAGGGACTCGGCACGGAGCGCCCCGACGTCACGCGTATGCGCAAGTTCCTTTCGGGCATGGGGAAGAAGCGAAGGCGTAAGTTTTCCCAATTGGGCTCTCCAGGTTCAAGCTGACCGCAGTTCTCGCTCCCGAGCCCCTTCGCGTTGGACTCAAAGACCTCCTTTCCGCCGACAGCAGGGGCAAGTGGTGGCTTGTTGGCGCAGGATGGAGCGGTAacccgctcctcgagcgccagcCGGCAAAGAAGGCTGAGAAGatggacgagcgcgaccgcgaggacgaggaggttcTCCTCGAACTGGCCCGAAAGCAAGGAATGAACACGGATGTTCGTCGGTCGGCATttgtcgtcctcctctcttcAGAGGACTATGTCCACGCCTGCGACAGACTGCACGCCTTCCGCCTCACGCAAGTCCAGCAGCGCGATTTTGtgcgcgtcgccctccACTGTGTCGGCATGGAGACGACGTACAACCCATACTACACGCTTGTGCTGAACAATCTGTGTGCCAACTCGTACGACCATCGCTTTACGCTCCAGTACGCTCTCTGGGACCTTTTGCGCGAATTGGCCGATGGGGGAGTAGACGATACGCGGGCGTcgcacgtcgcgcgcgcactcGCGTTCCTCATTGCGCGGGGTAGTGTCGACCTCACGATCTTCAAGGCTGTCGAGTTCACCGATATCTCAAAGGGTACGCGCAAGATGCTTGACTCACTCCTCCGGACCCTCCTCCTGTCGATCCATACCGCTTcgcccctcctcaccctcccgAAAAAGttcaaggtcgaggacgccgacctcgagactGTTGAGGCGACGTTTGATAAGGCTCTCGCGGCGCCAGAGCTCGCGGGCGGTCTCACGTGGATCCTCCAGAGTATCCGCAAGAACCCCGGGAAGGGAGTTGGTGCGCTCGAGGGGGAAATCATTGGTGTCGGGGCAGAGGTTGCAAGCGGCGTGCTGGCGCGGGCTATCTAGGCGCTATCTAGGGGTTGGGTCGGTGTATGCATGTATTCTATGTTGCGGAGGTGCGGAGGTGCGGCGGTGatagaggaggagggcctgACGGCAACGCAGAGCCGCGTCAATTCCGTCTGGCCCGAATGCCGTCGGAGTTGTGCGAGATAAGCCGCTTTCGCTCTGGTTAACCCAAtcaccctccaccctcacccttcACCCTCAACCCTTCACTCGGCGCTGCCATGCTTACGCTGCATCGCGATCTATGTGTTGCATCTAGGACAAGAGTCGGAATATCCATCACCAAGCCACTACCACTACTCCTTGGCAATGAAGGCCTTGACGTAGTCTGCAAACGAGACCATGCAAATAGTCTGCCAGATACCCAGACCAATACGCGGCGAAACACCACGGTAAAGGCCCTTGATACCATTCTGCTCATAGATGTACTTGAGCGTGTTGGCAATCGTCTTCTTCGCGGGCCGGTTAGGGTCCGTGCTCTTGATCGCGCTCTGCATCTCGACACGCACAACCTCGATCGGCTGGTTCCATGTACCGAGGGCACCGCCGACCGTGGACGAGATAATCTTGTCTCCCGCGGTCAACTTGTCGTTCTCTCCGAGACCCTTGTACTTGCGCAGACCAGACTCGGCAAGACGCGCAAACCCGAATCGCGAACCCCAGTTGGTTGCCTGGCGAAGGGCGACCGCGTTGACACCCTTGTTGATGCCGGCAATACCGTCGCGACGGTACATGTCCATGAAGACCTTGAAGGTCGACTCGGGCTTGGCACCGCCCTCCATCTGCTTGTGGCGGGTGATCTCGACCGTCTTCATGCACGTGCAGAAGCCTGGGGTTAGTCGCGAGCAGAGGCGACCAAATGACAGGTTCAAGACTCACCCATGGTCGCGTAAGCCTGCGCaacaccgccgccaacaCCGCCAATCATACCGCCCGCGGCGGGGGAGAAGCCAGTGTTGGTGGCCCACTTCTCAATCTCAGACGACGTGAACAGCAGCACGGCGCCCTTGGTCGACGCTTCGATCCATGCCTGCGGTCAATTTCGGCCTTGTCGGGCTTTGGGTATGCAGGTTGGCGGATGAGTTGGCCCAGTTAGCCGGCTCGCCTGCAGCCGGGGTGAAGATGGCCAGACAGTCGTGCGAGCTGGCTAATGCCATCTGGGCCAGCTGGGCCAGTCAAGAGGCGAGCTCTCGGCGCCGGTCATGTACCGCTGCCGCGATGCACCGACGCCGCAGCTGCATAGGGCTTGGCGATCGCGCCCCATGCCCAATGTGATTCGCCCCGTCCAACTTTCCAccgtcatcatcaccaACCACCAACCGGCCACCGACAACCACCacacctcctcatctcggcgcACCACTTGGCACACATCGCTAGCACTCACCCAAGGAATCAGGCCCTGGTAGAAGCCCTTGACGCCGCCACGGCTCCAAACGGTCGCGAAAGCCTCCGCCATCGTCTGCTTGCGGTTCGCGGCCATCTGCGTcttgagcacctcgagcgGCTGCCCGAGAGTGGTCACTTCGaactggcgtcagctctgCTCCTTTGCTCTGGGCGAGTAGCCCTCAGGCCAGGTGGGCCACGAGTATCAGCAAGCAGGTGAGGACGTACCATGTTCATGGtcgcgccgacggcgatgTTCGACCAGCTAAAGCCCTTCTGCGCGGGTGCCATTTTTGATTACAGTACAggtggtggagtggagagagagagccGGGGTATAGACGTGTGGGTGTCTAAAGGATTACTCTTGATTCAAGTGTGCTTATGAATGAATCGATAGTACAGGTGCGATGGGAAATGAAAGTGCCACGATCCAGTCACAATCAAGCCCCAGAAAGTCGGCACTTGGGGCACCGTAGTAAGGGAAGGTAGGCGGGGTCGGCTGGGCGTTCCTCCATTCACTTTGAACCGGGCGGACCGAGAGTATCCCGGATTCCCCCCAAGCACTCGAACCCAATCCAACTCAATCCAATCTTTGAATTTCGTAATAACGGTGGGCATTAGTGTTTTGGGTCCGCTTCCCCGCGCCGTGAGTCTAGCCAAGCGCTCACACCCCCATCGCGACATGAGATTTGACGCCGCGCGATAAAGGTTTTCACCGTACGACAATGCACGTGGCACAGTATAAGGCGTATCGCATCATATCCATGTCCCCAAGAATGTGCGATAGCGATATACAGTGGATAACGTGGGGTGCACTATTTCTGGCTGACACGCGACCTATGATGATAGATCTCAGATCTACTTGGAGAGTGGGCTAGATGGAGCAATGGTGGCTCGACTAAGACACGGAATCGCGGGTCTGACGTCTGTGCTTCCTGGGTTCTGGATCTAGATCGCCGTGGGCCGTGGAGACCATGACTGAATTCTGGCTGTTGGGTCGTTGCCGACGAGTCACAAACCAAGAACATCGTGGCCATTGGCACTGCTCTCCGCCATCTATAGCTTGAGTGCTGCGTGCTTAGTAGCTTGGCATGTAGCGGTCATGCGTGGGCCCACCAAGACCAGGCACGCACCAGTCGCCCAGCCTGCCTGTCATGACATGGCCTCAAACCAAACACAAAATGTGATCCCTTGCAATGATATGGCAGAGCACAGAGTAACCTCACTTAGCGACAGAGTAACCTCACTTAGCGTACAGGTGACTAAGCCCAAACTCAAGTACCTCATTAGAGTGCCGATCAGCTGCCCATCATGTCCAGCACCACACGCCACACTCTCATGCTGCGAGGCTCTGCTCCGTTTCGCTCTgctctctccacctctcccaGCGTCACTTGCTGacctccctcctcttctaATTCACCACACGCTCGCTGTCAGCGCAGTTCCACAGCTGCTATCCGGTCATAGGTGCATCCCGGCATAAGAATACACGTCCCCAACGAAACCAAGCGTAACCGATCGAGCCGATTacttcttggcctcctcctccttggccttcttctcggcagcgcgcttggcgcgctgGCCGACGTGACGGGCGTCAGAGCGGGCCTTGCGGAGAGCGGCGTAGGCACCGaactccttctcctcggcggtgaTGGCACGGGGCTTCTCAGCGACGTAGGTcgaggggagggcggggaggtCGCGGGTGATGTGCGCCTGGAGGTCCTCGCCAGTAGCATCGCcggccttgggcttgccCTGGACGCGGgggaagacgacgaggcggctgCGGTAGGCCTTGAGGCGGTCAACGTTAAGAGTCTGGCCCTCCTCCGACTtggagcggcggcggtggtcgACGGCaatgccgaggccgagagcctccttcttgcggATGccggcgagcttgagctcagAGAGAGTGAAGCCACGGCCCTCTGCGCGTCAGAATTCTCTTCAAGGGAAACCAAACCAAAGTCGCCACCTGTACTCACCACGGATGCGCATGTTGTAGCGCTGAGTCTGGCAGCGGACGGCCGGGCGAAGGCGCTGGAGAGGAGCAGCACCCGACGCAAGAGCCTTCTTCGAgcgggcgacgcggcgcgacTTCTTCTTGGCAGGCTGGTCGAACTGGCGTTAGAAATTCTGCTCCACCTCTGCAACTGGGCGGTCCTTTCCGCGCTAACGCACCCAGGTCTTGACCCGCCTGTCCCAGTCCTTGCGGAAGTGGTTCTTCGGGAGCTGGTTGTTGTGCTTGACCATTTctgcgagtgcgagtgtgAGGAGTGAGGAAGGTCGGGCGAGTTGGCGGAGAGGGGATAGGAGGCGGACGATACGAGATCGCGGATGCGGAGAACGCGAGAGATAGCGCGATAGACGGTACGACGCGACGAGTAACGAAGAGGACGGCGTCAGCACTGGTACACctgcgctcgtcgtcgtgggACTCACTTGCTCCTTTTGTTGAAGGTTGAGATTCGACACTGGCAGCTGTCTGGGTGTCGACCGCTGCACCGAAACTGCATTTGCTTCCGCCGTTTGACAATTGATTGTGTGCCGGCGTTATTGATATCACCGAATAGTGAAATGTCGCCTCTCACACTGTGGCGCTGATGGAATTTGCTCCCGCTCCGCAAGTGTGGCTATCAGTTTCCGCGCAGCCATCTTGTTCTTCTTAACGCATTATCATTCTACTCAAAAGCATCGGCTACGCCGCGCCTCCCCCTAGGGGTAGAGGCCACGGCCTGTCGACCGTCATACTGTAGAAGAGAGCAACAAACAGGTTATTGGGTGGGTCGCCCGTCTTCTTACACACGGGGGACCCAATTCCAGTTTGACATCGCCAACAGGCATATGGATCATCTGCGTGGACACGATCGTGTGggacggacgaggaggggaaCTCGAGGTATAGGTGCATTGGAAGCCCTTGAGGAGGTCCGCATTGAATGTGGACATGTTGCAATGTGGTGGAGAACTTTGTGGTGCGATGGTGGTGAAGAACTTCGTGGTGCGATGCGCACTTGTGTTGCCTGGGTGAGCATCTGAATGCATGGGGGAGACAGGCTCTGCGCCGAGGCAGGCATGACATTGGAGTTCCAGGTAGCATCAGCCCTGGTCAGGCAGTCCACACAAGCGTTAGACATGATGGGTATACATATGCAGGGTATGCAGGAATCACTGGCAGCAGTCGCCGTTATGCCTCGCCCATGGTCACGTCGCCATCTTGgtccccgccgccgttgaCTTCAGGCGACTGCTTCGAGCTCAGTCCCTGACTCTGGCTCTTGGCCTTGCTCTCGCCCGCCTCAGACGCGCTCTCCTTCAGCCTCCGGACCATGGCAGCAATCTCGCGGCTCTTGCTGTTGTCAGTTCACTCCACCTGGCTGAGCTCACGTCCGGAGTCGCTCAGTctgcgcgcgccgctcctcAAGCTGCTTCTCCATGAGCATGACGAGggtcgcctcggcctggtgTCAACTATGATGACAGAAACTGAAGCTCACCTGCACGCCCCGCAGCTGGTTGGCCGACACCATCATCGTCGCGGCCAAGTTCGACAGGTGCTGGATgtactgctgtcagcctGTAACTCATGAACCCACCTGGTCGCCCTGGCTCTGCCTTCCATAaacctcgagctcgtccggCACGCGGCTGGTGCCGGTcaggacgtcgacgaaggcgaggagggtgtgCAGGAACGAGTTGAGCAGGAGGGGGAGTGCCGCACGCTCAGAATCTCCGCCGGCAGAGACGGGGTCGGACACGAGCGCCGGGAGGCCAATATCTTTCGCAGTGGGGATGTGCGGCTCggcctggggttagtgaGGAAGGTCAGCGACAATGGGGGCAGAAGGAACGTGACAGCTGGTATTGTGACAACGTGAGCTGCCCCACCGACACGCGCCCAAACTCTACGAAGCCACTCACAGTATACTTCTGCCCAAAGAGCATCCACTgcccctcctcgagcacccAGTCGGCACGAGGCGGTtcgagggccgcgagctcggggtcgcgcgccacctcctcgtcacctAGCGCCGCATGCTGTTCCACAGCCTCGGGAGTGAACGCCTTGTAGTACCCCGGAGGAGGGGGAAAGAGAGTGTTAGTGATTGGCACTGCGGCCATCGTGCGTAGATGATGTGATGATGAGTTAGTTGTTGAcgcaagtggaggttgtgTGCGAGCGGAAGCAATTTGATTGGCATCAGTGGCAAGTGGCGGCGACCTTGCTCACTACCTTTGTACTTTGGCGACTCTGCAGTACCTCACTGCCTCTGTACGCATCGGATCgatctccttctccactTTGGCCCCGCATTACAAGGCCCCTTGGGGAGCTTGATTTGGACTCTGTGCCGTACATAGATGCACTGAAGTTGACTAACTAACCCTGGCCCAGCCTAGCACTCTAATCACCCAACGCATTACCGTTGACGAAGAAGTTCTCCAAGCGATCGCCATCCAGGTGGAGCTCAAGGTCTCACTGCTaccctcctcaccgtccAAATGCCTCTTAAATCTTCTCTCCGTTCCCATACTCATTGTGACCGCCATCCGCGAGCATCGCGCCCGACACATCCAGCCCTCCAAGCTGAAACGCCGTTGACGCCCTGCAGTTACCATGTCATCACTTTGCGGTCTCGCCACCACAGCTGCGCCTTGCCGCCAAGCTGTTAACCTTGTCCAGACGGCTCCCCTGCCTTGACAACTCGGTAGCCAGGCACGGGACAAGCGCCGGATCCCAATATTTTGCTCTATTCTGCCGATCACCGGTGTCCGAGATGCATATGATCAATCGCTTCCTCTGATACATGGCGGTTTGTTAGCAGAGATGACTGAGACACGCAGTTGATGGCTGATGTCTAAGACGCGATAGCTAAGCTGGGCCGGGTGCCTGGGTGATGAGCATTTGTGTGGAGCAGTGGGCCGAAAGACGCGTGTGTTGAGGTGCGGCGTAACCAATGGTGAGGTTTAGATACCGCTATTTGGGGTCCAGTTAGCAAGATCTGGTTTCTCAATAAGAGAGCCCCCCTGAATTAGAGTGTGGTTGTACGCGTGTGCCGCGTGCACCCGATGACCGGGTTCATTTCATCCTTTGTTGGACACATGGCAGTTGCAAACCATTCTGGCCACTTTGGGCTATCTAGGCATAGCTAGGCAGTAAGAGAGGGCGTGACATGGGACCCTGTACCAACCAACCTTTGCCCTGTCACTCACTCACcactctccactctccactctccactctccactACTACTAGTCTACAGTCTAGCTTCCAACGCCACTTGTCCCcgctctctctccctcctcatctcacCTTCACTCGCCTTCCAATCACTTAGACATCTACATCTCTAGTTCAGCGTTGCACTCATCTCCAAGCTTCTATTTGTCTCTTGAAAGAGGTAGGTACAAAAGCCCCAAGGCACTCCCCGCACACTCCGAACCGCGCCCAGCCCAACCCACATCACACGCCTCCCACCGCGTGagcgccctcgtcgtcgtcctgtCGCACAGACCATCTATCGCGACCCAAGCGCTGCTCGACAATCCTCATCTCTCAGTCATCTCTatcccccctccctccatGTCCCGTGCCGCTTTTGCTCCTTGTCTTGAACCCATTGACAGGTAACCCCGTTGCAACGCCACCCAAGTGTTCCTTCGGGGGCGCCGTTTGCACCAACCCCCTTCGGCACCTTCCTTGAACACGTCCGAACTCCCCGCGACCGCGTCTCAAACCTACATCCTACAAACCCCCATATCCCTCGTTCCTAACGCATAACCCCCCATACCATCCCGTCCCATCCGCAACAACCGGGCCGTCCTCATCTTTACCTCTCCACATCATCAACTGACACTTCTTTAGGTCCATTCCGGCTGGCCCGTCCTCAACCATCATGGCTTCATCAACTCTCCGCCCTCACCGctccccctctccttctcccgGCTCTGGTCAAGCCATCAATCCCAACAATCCCGCCAAGCTCACGCGTCAGTCGCTCGGCCCGCCCACCACGTCTGGCaactcgtcggcggcgcgcggttTCGGCGCTCTAGGCACCTCGCCTGGTAGCAGCTCTGGGTTCTCCTCCCAGCCCCGCCAcgtctcgagctcggtcgccatgggcctcggcagcctctCCAACCAGCGCGATTCGCTCTCCCCCCGCCCCGCGACGTTGACAGGACGCACCGTCAGCGGTAGCTCGAACCAGGTGCGGCCCTCTTCCGAGTTCCTCCCTactggcgcggcgcgcgatCAGGCTCGGAcgcccgaggccgagcagATTGACCAGTGGTTCAAGCACCTCGCCTCGTGGGAGGCCACTCTGGTGAGTTTTTGCTCAAAGACATGACTGACAAGtgcaggaggagatggccgCGGCGAGCACGGATCAGAACTTTACCGAGGAGCTCGGAGCCATTGAGCAGTGTAAGTGAGCGCGGCAAGGCAGGCCACTGACGCGTTCACAGGGTTCCGCGTTCTGTCCGAAGCTGAGCGTACGGCCGCGCTGTACTCGCTCCTTCAGCACTCGACCTCCGTACAGATCCGGTTCTTCCTCAGCGTTCTCCACCACATGGCCCAGGCCGACCCCATGACCGCCATGCTGTCACCAGGCCCAGCGGCTGGCCCggctgccgccgctgctcaCTCCCAGATGGACAGCAAGCTTGCCGGTATGGGTCTCAAGTCGCCGTCtgctggcggcggtggtgcaGGCTTTGCTGGCtcgcccaccacccacaaCTACCTCGCGCCCGAGTCGGCGCTCGATTCGGTCATGTCCAAGCCCAAGATACGCCAGAACCGCATCTCTGCACCAGGAACCCTCACCTCGTCGAACGAGTCGCGCTGGTCTAGCAACTTGGATCAGGTTATCGAGCGTGGACCCTCGCCTGGGCTCGAGAGCGTGCGTAGCCGCAGCCCCCAGCCAGACATGCGGCCCAAGTCGACTGACTTTgcgggcggcgcaggcgcgcacGACGACCGCTAcagctccagctcggcgacccCGCGTCTCAGTGCCGGCCCTGGCTcgcttggccttggctTCCCCGGCTCGGACCAGTCGCCCAACGCGGCCAGCCCGCTGCTCAACCCCTCTGGCAACTGGTCGTCGATTCAGAACACGCCCATGAACCTCATGTTCAACCAGGACAACAAGAACGAGCCTATCAACGCGGCGCTGAGCTTTGCGAACTTGCAGCTGGCCGCTGGcgccgctgcggcggccaaccgcgtccagctcgacgatgCACGCAAGTACCGCCGACCCGGGGGTGGCACTACTGCTCCGTCGAGCCGTAACGTATCCGGCGCCTCCGCGTacggtgacgacgacggccgcaCCTCGCCACTCCCGCCCTCCGGCAACGCGTTCGGCTGGAacagcagcggcggcaaCCGCAGTGGCGGCGACTTTGGCGGCctgggcctcggcgatcCCAACCTTGCCAACCTGAACATGAACCTCGCgaacctcaacctcgccggAATGAACCCGCTCAGCCCCAACGCGATGCAGGTACTGGCGCTGGCTCAGGCGCAGCAGGtcgcgcaggcggcgcagggACTGCAGGCAgcccagctcggccagTACGGCGGACTGGGCCAGAACCTTAACGCCCCCCGGCCCAGCAACCGCGTCCCCTCGGGTCGCCGCAGCCCTATGCTTGGCCACAAGGCCGCAAGCCCTGGGCCAGCGGGTCCTGCagccggcggcggtggtgccGGGGGTGGTGCGGGTGTCGCCGGCCctgacgacgtcgaccagAAGGTGCTTGAGGACGTGTCGACTTGGCTACGTGTGCTCCGCCTCCATGTGAGTTTGTTTAAAGGACCCCAAGTTGACCTCAGAAATACACCACCAACTTTGAGCACACGAAGTGGCGTGACATGGTCA from Cutaneotrichosporon cavernicola HIS019 DNA, chromosome: 2 harbors:
- the SGD1 gene encoding uncharacterized protein (MA3 domain); protein product: MLDEVEKVYGASHRPNTVRGRKEERQAKRKGPAPREHDEAPRKKARPAAEPKAKEGKAKAEPKAKAEAKHEKEGKSKPEKKSKKELVLPEDDKDVEDREIAWLEYMIKNEGGEEAGLEDGLDDILDFAERMEHGKLRRDELGDSDDEDGMGEFEISESEEEDEDEDEDSEEVDESDGEESGEEQEVDLSEDDSENEGAEEEWHGIADSDSEPEPEPKPEIIPEEPKAETAVPAPGRYVPPHLRAAMLAEKAAGDGARAAERAKLERKAQGLLNKLSEVNIESILTEVEKLFGEYSRNDVTATLTNQIILMIGSKTNLLDSFVVLYATLVGALHRVVGLEFGAHFVQTLVNKYNDEFARTAPTSTSADGDDAAKEAFNLLTLIAELFNAGVIGSQLVYDLVRGFIGEGEGELMSERGVEGLLKILKCSGSQLRADDAASLKGIVSLVQERTRGRDKEMTVRAKFMIETLGNLRSGKSKGLGTERPDVTRMRKFLSGMGKKRRLLAPEPLRVGLKDLLSADSRGKWWLVGAGWSGNPLLERQPAKKAEKMDERDREDEEVLLELARKQGMNTDVRRSAFVVLLSSEDYVHACDRLHAFRLTQVQQRDFVRVALHCVGMETTYNPYYTLVLNNLCANSYDHRFTLQYALWDLLRELADGGVDDTRASHVARALAFLIARGSVDLTIFKAVEFTDISKGTRKMLDSLLRTLLLSIHTASPLLTLPKKFKVEDADLETVEATFDKALAAPELAGGLTWILQSIRKNPGKGVGALEGEIIGVGAEVASGVLARAI
- a CDS encoding uncharacterized protein (Belongs to the mitochondrial carrier (TC 2.A.29) family), translated to MAPAQKGFSWSNIAVGATMNMFEVTTLGQPLEVLKTQMAANRKQTMAEAFATVWSRGGVKGFYQGLIPWAWIEASTKGAVLLFTSSEIEKWATNTGFSPAAGGMIGGVGGGVAQAYATMGFCTCMKTVEITRHKQMEGGAKPESTFKVFMDMYRRDGIAGINKGVNAVALRQATNWGSRFGFARLAESGLRKYKGLGENDKLTAGDKIISSTVGGALGTWNQPIEVVRVEMQSAIKSTDPNRPAKKTIANTLKYIYEQNGIKGLYRGVSPRIGLGIWQTICMVSFADYVKAFIAKE
- the rpl13 gene encoding uncharacterized protein (Ribosomal protein L13e), whose translation is MSTFNADLLKGFQCTYTSSSPPRPSHTIVSTQMIHMPVGDVKLELGPPVESQPSTKGAKMVKHNNQLPKNHFRKDWDRRVKTWFDQPAKKKSRRVARSKKALASGAAPLQRLRPAVRCQTQRYNMRIREGRGFTLSELKLAGIRKKEALGLGIAVDHRRRSKSEEGQTLNVDRLKAYRSRLVVFPRVQGKPKAGDATGEDLQAHITRDLPALPSTYVAEKPRAITAEEKEFGAYAALRKARSDARHVGQRAKRAAEKKAKEEEAKK
- a CDS encoding uncharacterized protein (Component of the Mediator complex, a coactivator involved in the regulated transcription of nearly all RNA polymerase II-dependent genes. Mediator functions as a bridge to convey information from gene-specific regulatory proteins to the basal RNA polymerase II transcription machinery), producing MAAVPITNTLFPPPPGYYKAFTPEAVEQHAALGDEEVARDPELAALEPPRADWVLEEGQWMLFGQKYTAEPHIPTAKDIGLPALVSDPVSAGGDSERAALPLLLNSFLHTLLAFVDVLTGTSRVPDELEVYGRQSQGDQYIQHLSNLAATMMVSANQLRGVQAEATLVMLMEKQLEERRAQTERLRTKSREIAAMVRRLKESASEAGESKAKSQSQGLSSKQSPEVNGGGDQDGDVTMGEA
- the VTS1 gene encoding uncharacterized protein (Sterile alpha motif), with translation MASSTLRPHRSPSPSPGSGQAINPNNPAKLTRQSLGPPTTSGNSSAARGFGALGTSPGSSSGFSSQPRHVSSSVAMGLGSLSNQRDSLSPRPATLTGRTVSGSSNQVRPSSEFLPTGAARDQARTPEAEQIDQWFKHLASWEATLEEMAAASTDQNFTEELGAIEQWFRVLSEAERTAALYSLLQHSTSVQIRFFLSVLHHMAQADPMTAMLSPGPAAGPAAAAAHSQMDSKLAGMGLKSPSAGGGGAGFAGSPTTHNYLAPESALDSVMSKPKIRQNRISAPGTLTSSNESRWSSNLDQVIERGPSPGLESVRSRSPQPDMRPKSTDFAGGAGAHDDRYSSSSATPRLSAGPGSLGLGFPGSDQSPNAASPLLNPSGNWSSIQNTPMNLMFNQDNKNEPINAALSFANLQLAAGAAAAANRVQLDDARKYRRPGGGTTAPSSRNVSGASAYGDDDGRTSPLPPSGNAFGWNSSGGNRSGGDFGGLGLGDPNLANLNMNLANLNLAGMNPLSPNAMQVLALAQAQQVAQAAQGLQAAQLGQYGGLGQNLNAPRPSNRVPSGRRSPMLGHKAASPGPAGPAAGGGGAGGGAGVAGPDDVDQKVLEDVSTWLRVLRLHKYTTNFEHTKWRDMVMMNEGDLERYGVAAQGARSKFLKVFYNVRTKFDIPHPPGQEEYAPTKE